TACCTGATCGCCGATTTGATCCGTTGAGTGTCGCATCATTTGATCTTCATTCCATCGATCTAGATCGAGCATGAGGCTGTTGGGATGGAGTTGTGCTGCGTGCCTCAGCTCAGCCTCTGCTTTCTCCACGTCATCAGGAGAGGCACCCTCACAGTCGACATATACTGTGACTCTGCGAAGCGAAGGGAGGCAGTGCAACCCCAGGCTGCGGCAGCTATCGTTCCCATCCTTGTATAGGGCCCTGACGGGAACACGAAAAGCGAGCTCTTGGAGATTTGGCATCACGGTTGGTGGGACTGATCTGCTGGAGGACTCGTCCTCTGTGCTGGAACCAAAGGCCGCCAGAGCACCCTGCTGCTTTCCATTCCAGAGGCTAAATGAAACACAAGCCGAGTCCTCGTTGACCACAAACTGCACCATCCAGCCCGAGAAAATGCAATGTCGCAACTTCTGGAAGAAGCCATCGCCGGCAATAACAACAGTTTCTGTGGAAGAAGCCATCGACGGCCGAGGCCTATGAAGATTGAGCCGACGGAGCTGTGGCAACCCGCCCACGGCTCGCAGACCGGCCTCGTCTATATCTTCCACAAACAAGTCCAAGTAGCATAGGCTGGGGAGACGTGCAGGGTTAATACATGATGGCAGCCGACGGAGCACTACACTTGGTAGTATCAAACTATGGAGATGCTGTGAAAGCACCACCCTGTCCCACTCCGCCAATGGGGCTTCATAACTTTGTGATATCTGCTGGAGCTTGTGGAGATCCGACTGCACCGTCCCTTCCGAAAAACCATAAATGCGAAGCACTCTGAGTTCGCTCAGGTTGCCGAGGGCCTTCACAAATTGCCGCTTGGACTCGTCATTCAGGTTGTCGATACTTATTCGCAGCTCCTCCAATGACGTCACCTTCTTCAGCAACCCATCCGGCGCGAGCGTATGGGAGTCACCACGTAGGCAGACCAGCTGCGTTAACTGGCAAACGCCAAATGGCAGTACCTGTATGCCAGAATTGACCAAGTCAAGTATCTGTAGAAACTTGAGCTTTCCTATTTCTTCCGGGAGCTCATAAATACCAGATGCACCTTGTAGCCCAAGGTACCTCAAATGAAGTAGATCTCCAAGGTGCTTAAGACCCTGCCAGCCTTTTTCACAGTTGCATCGCTCTAAAGCTAGCACACGCAAGAGTTTAAAGCTTGGATGCAAGACCCAACTTCCAATATCACACCTACAGGCAACCAATGACCTCACTCTTGCCATGCCCGTGTCATCTTCCTGCTGGGTTAATTGCTTCATCACTCTGTTCTGGTGAGCTAATCTGCGCACCTTGTTTCCTGAAGGTGACGTGACTTTGTCATCATTTGAGATAGTCACAAAGTTTTCTTCGTATGACAAGCCACGGATGAGATCGAGCACCATGTCATGAACTTGGCACGCATATATGTCCCCACCTTCGTCCACATCCCAGACTGCCTGGATCATGCTTCTATTTACGAGCTGATTGAAGTATTCCTCCCCCAGCTGAAACAAGCTGGTTCCTGTTTTGATCTCCACGAAACCTTCAGCTATCCATTTCCATATCAATCTATCTTTCAGAATGAAATAGTCTTCGGGATACACACTTAGATACAATAAGCAAGTCTTTAGATGCATAGGCAGATCATAGTAGCTAAGAGACAATATCCACTCAGTATCATGTGCTTGCTGGCCATCATTACCGCGATAGAAACCAGGAGAGTTGCACACAGCAAGCCAGTCTTCCGTTTTTTTACCCACAAGCATACTAGCCATTGTGATGATAGCTAATGGTACACCACCACATTTTTTCATAATCTTTTCACATGCTTCGGCAGGAAGATTTGCAGGACGCTCACCTCCACTATCAAACAGCCTTGTGAATAACAACATTTTGGAGTCATCATCTGAGAGTGGTCGTAGCTG
This portion of the Panicum virgatum strain AP13 chromosome 2N, P.virgatum_v5, whole genome shotgun sequence genome encodes:
- the LOC120663058 gene encoding uncharacterized protein LOC120663058 isoform X3; amino-acid sequence: MDLVTGAMGNLAPKLYQLLQGEYELQKGVRKKLEFLDQELESIKPALDQVAQVPWDQHHTQVKVWARQMREASYDIEDLLDTFLVRVQGSEAIDQSKLKRALKKMGGLFGKAKARRDISSAIEDIKKQLREVADRRDRCKINEIVAKPADTSAIDPRLEAMYKEVTQLIGIDKSRGELLSMLSSPQGNEVSHEKMKTVSVVGVGGLGKTTLAKAVYDELKSQFDCGAFVPVGRNPDVKKVLRDILIDLDKKEFREPKYDILDVRQLINELKDFLQSKRVMKQLTQQEDDTGMARVRSLVACRCDIGSWVLHPSFKLLRVLALERCNCEKGWQGLKHLGDLLHLRYLGLQGASGIYELPEEIGKLKFLQILDLVNSGIQVLPFGVCQLTQLVCLRGDSHTLAPDGLLKKVTSLEELRISIDNLNDESKRQFVKALGNLSELRVLRIYGFSEGTVQSDLHKLQQISQSYEAPLAEWDRVVLSQHLHSLILPSVVLRRLPSCINPARLPSLCYLDLFVEDIDEAGLRAVGGLPQLRRLNLHRPRPSMASSTETVVIAGDGFFQKLRHCIFSGWMVQFVVNEDSACVSFSLWNGKQQGALAAFGSSTEDESSSRSVPPTVMPNLQELAFRVPVRALYKDGNDSCRSLGLHCLPSLRRVTVYVDCEGASPDDVEKAEAELRHAAQLHPNSLMLDLDRWNEDQMMRHSTDQIGDQSKDGDDLCEEEEEEEGEVSSAGDEVIATELGADPTSA
- the LOC120663058 gene encoding disease resistance protein RGA5-like isoform X1 yields the protein MDLVTGAMGNLAPKLYQLLQGEYELQKGVRKKLEFLDQELESIKPALDQVAQVPWDQHHTQVKVWARQMREASYDIEDLLDTFLVRVQGSEAIDQSKLKRALKKMGGLFGKAKARRDISSAIEDIKKQLREVADRRDRCKINEIVAKPADTSAIDPRLEAMYKEVTQLIGIDKSRGELLSMLSSPQGNEVSHEKMKTVSVVGVGGLGKTTLAKAVYDELKSQFDCGAFVPVGRNPDVKKVLRDILIDLDKKEFREPKYDILDVRQLINELKDFLQSKRYFIVIDDVWETRYWKKIELALVENDRGSIVMKTTRKSEVATGVIYQLRPLSDDDSKMLLFTRLFDSGGERPANLPAEACEKIMKKCGGVPLAIITMASMLVGKKTEDWLAVCNSPGFYRGNDGQQAHDTEWILSLSYYDLPMHLKTCLLYLSVYPEDYFILKDRLIWKWIAEGFVEIKTGTSLFQLGEEYFNQLVNRSMIQAVWDVDEGGDIYACQVHDMVLDLIRGLSYEENFVTISNDDKVTSPSGNKVRRLAHQNRVMKQLTQQEDDTGMARVRSLVACRCDIGSWVLHPSFKLLRVLALERCNCEKGWQGLKHLGDLLHLRYLGLQGASGIYELPEEIGKLKFLQILDLVNSGIQVLPFGVCQLTQLVCLRGDSHTLAPDGLLKKVTSLEELRISIDNLNDESKRQFVKALGNLSELRVLRIYGFSEGTVQSDLHKLQQISQSYEAPLAEWDRVVLSQHLHSLILPSVVLRRLPSCINPARLPSLCYLDLFVEDIDEAGLRAVGGLPQLRRLNLHRPRPSMASSTETVVIAGDGFFQKLRHCIFSGWMVQFVVNEDSACVSFSLWNGKQQGALAAFGSSTEDESSSRSVPPTVMPNLQELAFRVPVRALYKDGNDSCRSLGLHCLPSLRRVTVYVDCEGASPDDVEKAEAELRHAAQLHPNSLMLDLDRWNEDQMMRHSTDQIGDQSKDGDDLCEEEEEEEGEVSSAGDEVIATELGADPTSA
- the LOC120663058 gene encoding disease resistance protein RGA5-like isoform X2; this translates as MDLVTGAMGNLAPKLYQLLQGEYELQKGVRKKLEFLDQELESIKPALDQVAQVPWDQHHTQVKVWARQMREASYDIEDLLDTFLVRVQGSEAIDQSKLKRALKKMGGLFGKAKARRDISSAIEDIKKQLREVADRRDRCKINEIVAKPADTSAIDPRLEAMYKEVTQLIGIDKSRGELLSMLSSPQGNEVSHEKMKTVSVVGVGGLGKTTLAKAVYDELKSQFDCGAFVPVGRNPDVKKVLRDILIDLDKKEFREPKYDILDVRQLINELKDFLQSKRYFIVIDDVWETRYWKKIELALVENDRGSIVMKTTRKSEVATGVIYQLRPLSDDDSKMLLFTRLFDSGGERPANLPAEACEKIMKKCGGVPLAIITMASMLVGKKTEDWLAVCNSPGFYRGNDGQQAHDTEWILSLSYYDLPMHLKTCLLYLSVYPEDYFILKDRLIWKWIAEGFVEIKTGTSLFQLGEEYFNQLVNRSMIQAVWDVDEGGDIYACQVHDMVLDLIRGLSYEENFVTISNDDKVTSPSGNKVRRLAHQNRVMKQLTQQEDDTGMARVRSLVACRCDIGSWVLHPSFKLLRVLALERCNCEKGWQGLKHLGDLLHLRYLGLQGASGIYELPEEIGKLKFLQILDLVNSGIQVLPFGVCQLTQLVCLRGDSHTLAPDGLLKKVTSLEELRISIDNLNDESKRQFVKALGNLSELRVLRIYGFSEGTVQSDLHKLQQISQSYEAPLAEWDRVVLSQHLHSLILPSVVLRRLPSCINPARLPSLCYLDLFVEDIDEAGLRAVGGLPQLRRLNLHRPRPSMASSTETVVIAGDGFFQKLRHCIFSGWMVQFVVNEDSACVSFSLWNGKQQGALAAFGSSTEDESSSRSVPPTVMPNLQELAFRVPVRALYKDGNDSCRSLGLHCLPSLRRVTVYVDCEGASPDDVEKAEAELRHAAQLHPNSLMLDLDRWNEDQMMRHSTDQIGDQDGDDLCEEEEEEEGEVSSAGDEVIATELGADPTSA